A region from the Arvicola amphibius chromosome 12, mArvAmp1.2, whole genome shotgun sequence genome encodes:
- the LOC119802881 gene encoding sialic acid-binding Ig-like lectin 12: MLPLLLLLLWGMKEGEGGKDSKEGYSLDVEGNVVVQEGLCVLVPCNFTYLRDEWTNSDPFYGYWFQDGDNIEQDPPVATNNQRRRALLRTRNRFFLLGEPLKKNCSLYIRETRKDDTGTYFFRLERGPAKFSYKLNMMALQVTDLTNTPDILIPETLEAGRPSNLTCSAPWACGSPTFSWTGSSVSFLSTNTAGSSVLTVTPQPQDHGTNLTCQVTLPGAGVTTRMTIRLNVSYAPKNLTVTISQGADSESITPENGSSLPVSEGQSLRLLCSTDSYPPANLSWTFDNLSLCPSKLSKPGLLELFPVQLKHEGVYTCQAQHTLGSQHFSLSLYLQRGTTLSEMTMGAFVGAGATVLLFLLCGIFLLAVRSCRRRPARSAAGASDPNALKGSVSQSPLVEPQADNSSEPLPSAAETASSATEEEVHYASLSFREMKPRSPQGQQDTTTEYSEIKFHK, from the exons ATGCTGccgctgttgctgctgctgctctgggggatgaaggagggagagggtgggaaagATTCCAAAGAGGGTTACAGCCTGGATGTGGAAGGGAACGTGGTGGTGCAAGAGGGCCTGTGTGTCCTTGTACCCTGTAATTTCACCTACCTCAGGGACGAATGGACTAACTCAGACCCATTTTATGGATACTGGTTCCAGGATGGAGACAATATAGAGCAGGATCCCCCAGTGGCCACAAATAACCAAAGGCGGCGAGCACTGCTTAGGACCCGGAACCGATTCTTCCTGCTCGGAGAACCACTGAAGAAAAACTGCTCCCTGTACATCAGAGAGACCAGGAAGGATGACACGGGAACATATTTCTTTCGCCTGGAGAGAGGACCAGCGAAGTTTAGTTATAAGCTGAACATGATGGCTCTGCAAGTGACAG ACCTCACTAACACCCCTGACATCCTTATCCCGGAGACCCTGGAGGCTGGCCGTCCCAGCAACCTGACCTGCTCTGCGCCTTGGGCCTGTGGGTCCCCCACCTTCTCCTGGACTGGTTCCTCTGTGTCATTCTTGAGCACCAACACCGCTGGTTCCTCAGTGTTGACTGTCACCCCCCAGCCCCAGGACCATGGCACCAACCTCACTTGTCAGGTGACCCTGCCCGGAGCTGGTGTGACCACAAGAATGACCATCCGTCTCAACGTGTCAT ATGCTCCAAAGAATCTGACTGTGACCATCTCTCAAGGAGCTGACTCAG aatccataaccccagagaacggctcatctcttcctgtctctgaggGCCAGTCTCTACGCCTCCTCTGTAGCACCGACAGCTATCCCCCTGCAAACCTGAGCTGGACCTTTGATAACCTGAGTCTGTGCCCCTCGAAGCTGTCCAAACCTGGGCTTCTGGAGCTGTTTCCGGTACAACTTAAGCATGAAGGAGTGTACACCTGCCAAGCTCAACACACCCTGGGCTCCCAGCACTTTTCCCTGAGCCTGTATCTACAGC GCGGTACAACTTTATCTGAAATGACGATGGGGGCCTTTGTGGGTGCCGGCGCCAcagttctcctcttcctgctttgcGGCATCTTCCTCCTGGC GGTGAGATCCTGTAGGAGGAGACCAGCCAGATCAGCTGCGGGAGCTTCAGATCCAAACGCCCTCAAGGGCTCGGTTTCTCAG AGTCCCCTGGTCGAACCCCAGGCAGACAACAGCTCTGAACCCCTACCTTCCGCAGCAGAGACAGCATCCTCGGCTACAGAGGAAGAGGTGCATTATGCATCCCTCAGCTTTCGTGAGATGAAGCCCAGGAGTCCACAGGGGCAGCAGGACACCACCACTGAGTACTCAGAGATAAAGTTCCACAAGTGA